GAAGCAGAAGAAGGCACACCTGATGGAGATCCAAGTCAATGGTGGAACAATTGCTGACAAGGTTGATTTTGCTTACAAGTTCTTTGAGAAGCAAGTCCCCATTGATGCTGTTTTCCAGAAGGATGAAATGATTGATATCATTGGTGTCACAAAGGGTAAAGGTTATGAAGGTGTTGTCACTCGGTGGGGTGTCACGCGTCTGCCCCGTAAGACCCACAGAGGTCTGCGTAAGGTTGCTTGTATTGGTGCCTGGCATCCTGCCAGAGTCTCCTTTACAGTTGCCAGGGCAGGTCAGAATGGATACCACCACCGTACTGAGATGAACAAGAAGGTCTACAGGGTTGGCAAGGTTGGTGATGAGACCCACTCTGCCATAACTGATTATGACAGGTTAGCGTACTTGTTCATTTAACTCCATATATTATACCTAAATATATACTTCTTAAAAGGTCGGCAGTTGTTTGAAGATCTTGTATGGAAATTTTCAATGGTTTCTGTTTGCCGTATTCAGGACTGAGAAAGATATTACCCCAATTGGTGGGTTCCCTCACTATGGTGTTGTGAAAAGTGATTACCTGATGATCAAAGGAGGGTGTGTTGGACCTAAGAAGAGGGTGGTTACACTTCGTCAGTCTCTTATTAACCAGACATCTCGTGTGGCTCTGGAGGAAATCAAACTCAAGTTCATCGACACCTCCTCAAAGTTTGGGCATGGACGTTTCCAGACAACACAGGAAAAACAGAAGTTCTATGGTCGACTCAAGGCATAAGTTTGGGAAGTGGTCAGGAATTTTGGGCTATTGTATGTTTAGGTTTTGCTTTACTTCATGCTTAGTATGTCTTATTCTCTATTTCTTTTTGAAATGGAACAGTtgggtttcttttgttttgtcaGTCTGAATTGGATGTTTGAACTTCTGAGAATTTTCAACAGTTTTTGCATTACATATTGGTCTTAAACCACAAACCCTCAACAGatgaatttacttttttttttctcttattttcctttttctatttttgctTGTGATTGCAGTTCGATTATAATCCCTTGCATGCTATAGTATAAGCACTGAATATGGTAAGGATCTTGGGGATGGGATATGCAttgttagaattaaataaaaatcatgatATTTACCTTAATAACCAAACTCATTTCTCATGCTAGAAAATTGTTCTCCATCTTCGTATATCATGATTTGTACGATGCATCGCATGTTGAGACCAGCCTAATTAGAGTAAATACATCTGAGTCTATTTAAGTTTGGTTTATGTCAATGGTAGTAGAGCTCAAATaactatttttaatatatatttgctTAATATTGATAGTTTATCGAGTAAATTGTATGTACTTTTCTTTGCagtaaaatatactaaaaaatatGTTAATGTATTATTATGTATATCATCTAGTCAGAAGTTCATTACTTTTTTTGCTATATATCTCATTGGCTTCTGTCATGATGATAAACAGTCCTATTTGATTTATTAACAATGggtcaaaataatataatttcgttaaaatcaataaaatgatttttttgttatttttagtgtttgataattattaaattttggcACATTCACCGTTGGAAAATATATCaatttacaaaaatatacaaaaattaaatagtaaaattgaaaTAGTAATAGATGATTAATGTTATgtatttttaaagattaattaaaatataaaaagacaaatgttttcaaaataatattttttttaaaggaatatgcttttggtaattttacaacttagTTGAGATTCGATAGATACATGTTTGAATAACCATTGTATTTAGTGAGACACTTAATCCAATTATACTTTACAATTCTTAGGGTGAGGGCGAAAATTTACACCTTATAGTTCTTAGGAGGGGGTGAGAATCGAAGTAATTATGCGAGTAATCACAAACAATTATTCTATGATTTTCCAACCATGtccatatattatataaattttaaaaaactatttttatacaataataatagtattttaaatttaagatatttattttatattttaaaatatattgttattttactaATCTTGTTAGTTTTTAGGATAttcatgttttttaaaataatatgaaatttttttatttataagagataaatttttttatatactgacctactaaataattaactaaattacatattatttattattaattatttataaatggctAAAGACCAAAATGACatgctaaaaaataaattaaaattgcataagatgtttaattttcttgttaattttattaataatggtattatcaattttttttgggACTAAAATATCATGTACAATGATTTGATTTTTAAGTTCTATTACTTGTACAAagatttttttaagtattattgataatttttataataattaatatatttttaaaaattttaaaattattatttttgtataattacaatttataccACTAACCATAACATATGAAATCACGATGTACTTACATTTTGTGAACCAAACATGTACACGTTCAGGGAACTAGAATTCCTTGCAATTATAAGAGGGTGTCCTAATAATTACATTTTCATCCAAATACTTTGATGTTTCCAAACACACCcttaatatataatatagataACATTTGATTCTTGAGAgagcaaacatatatataatgataTTGTTTGGTTGAGTGGAAAAGTGAGattataaaagagaaaataagaaTATTATTTTCCATAATAATGAATAAAACAAATCTTTTCAAATCGGAATGAtaagagaagagaaaatgagaTAGATATAAgttttcaaaaccatgcattgtttcattttctttcatctcaattttcaactttaccaagtaatgaaaaaatatattttttatttttttaaaaatcacatgCAAAATAACATGTTATTTTGAGTGAAGCCTGAATTTTTTAGGAGGTAGGATCTATAAATTTTTTGTGAagtaaaaagtgtaattttatcttgtATTAACttatgatttcatcatttttgaagGGATTGAATAAAAATCTTTTCATTTGGGGAGCGAAAGTGAAATTTTGGTacatattattttctaattttattatttataaagggcgtaaaagaaatttttttcatttgaaaagaCCAAGTTCCTACCTACCTCTTTGGATTTGCTCCTATGTCAGCCAAACATATTTGaatgtataattaaaaaaaaaagacatgtaTATCATAAAGTTTGAActtaaaactcaattttttttcttaactttattaattcaaccaaaaacacatttgaatttcatataaaattcttataaatttgttacataatttttttcatatataattaGCTAGTGTAAATAACACACTTTTAAGGGACTATTAGGCTTAGGGTAGAATAGCCATTCCTAATTACTTTGATAGAAAATATCTCATCTAAGGGATACTATTATTTGCATGCATGAATTGAATATTTAGTTGCAATTATCTCTGTACGTAGTTATTATAAAGCTGAACCTATGACATATTAGTTAAGATTGTTCATCATCTCAAATGTAGTTTGGATTCGAATCATACTAACTACATTTGTTGTTCGAACTTTACCCTATTATTATAATCCACTAAAAACAACTATTATAAATCCGCAAAACCTGGAGGAAGGTGCAACAGATATGAGCCCTGATCAAATGCCAGGGGATCTCGTCTTAGACCTAGTCTATAAAGGCACTCATATATCGACTACATGTTTATAGCAACCCATATTTAAAAAGAGAAAATCAGCTCGAGTTCAACCCCCCAAATTCTCTTGTTTTCAGTACAGATATGTGGGCTCATCTTCAGCTCTATCACTCCTATTCCTGTTGCAGATGTTATTAATCCATGGCATCGCTTGTGCCTTTATTGTCAGAACTTATACTTGGCCACCATCACCCCTACTTTGCTTCTGAAACCCCACCTCAGTCCCCTTCTCCCCATAACTGTGCAGCTGCTTCATTCGCCAATACACCATTCACAAATTATTCGGTGATCAACCCTCATGAATCAGAGATTGTTCAGCTAGAGCTTAGTGTGTGTGTGCGTGTTCACAATCTTGTTTGCCTTATCCCTTAGCCTTAGCCtgccttgatttttttttatactttcaaaCCACAATTCAACCCCCTCCAAATCTTCTTTCagtgtttccttttttttttcctttttgtagCATTGATCCATGAAATTTAATCTCTAGGTTTCAGATTAAATTTTGTAGTTTCACATTCTCACTtgtgttttaatttaatatttacttaCTTTTTCATGCATTAATTCTCTTCAATAAAAATGATAGTATAGGTTTGAAGATgttatttaaataattgtttgTTGTAATTTGAATGGACAATATATTTTGTTTCTTActtattttgatgaataaattaaaggGTTTAGACATTAATTAAAGAAATACCCGACaacctaaaaaaataaatatttcaaccagTGTGTTTATTACACCTACACGTGTTAAGTTAGGTTGGATCCATGTAAgatatttagattaattttttaagtttgggtctagtccaattaaaaaaatgagtttattttttttattcaaatccaATCCAATTTAGGAAAGGTAAACCTAAGTCCGACCCATCCCgcccatatttatttattttagattagtttttatttaaaaaaattttaaaaaatctaatgcactaaaaaactaaaataaaaattcaaaaaaaaaatgcactaaaaacactaaaataaaatttttctaacaaattaaaaattatttatattaaaaaacactaccataaatataattaataaatattttattatattaaaaaacacagAATAAGTAAATatcttattgtattaaatataatttttaaaattttatattttatgttgggttatttagttgggtaaatttgttttaggttttaggtaatgagtttaattgttattggattagtgatttaatataaatataaatatataattaatataatattttttataacataatatagcCGAGTCGGGTTGAGCTCGGGGAAAAAAATTCTTGCCCAAGGCCTgacttatataaaaaaacataccttaaattttag
The sequence above is drawn from the Gossypium hirsutum isolate 1008001.06 chromosome A05, Gossypium_hirsutum_v2.1, whole genome shotgun sequence genome and encodes:
- the LOC107957707 gene encoding 60S ribosomal protein L3 — its product is MSHRKFEHPRHGSLGFLPRKRASRHRGKVKAFPKDDPTKPCKLTAFLGYKAGMTHIVREVEKPGSKLHKKETCEAVTIIETPPMVIVGVVGYVKTPRGLRSLNTVWAQHLSEEVKRRFYKHWCKSKKKAFVKYSKQYESEEGKKSIQAQLEKMKKYATVIRVLAHTQIRKMKGLKQKKAHLMEIQVNGGTIADKVDFAYKFFEKQVPIDAVFQKDEMIDIIGVTKGKGYEGVVTRWGVTRLPRKTHRGLRKVACIGAWHPARVSFTVARAGQNGYHHRTEMNKKVYRVGKVGDETHSAITDYDRTEKDITPIGGFPHYGVVKSDYLMIKGGCVGPKKRVVTLRQSLINQTSRVALEEIKLKFIDTSSKFGHGRFQTTQEKQKFYGRLKA